A genome region from Nocardiopsis exhalans includes the following:
- a CDS encoding tetratricopeptide repeat protein, translating into MSFWRALLRETGLTRSAKVKATEAAIPTPQEREELLAERTAPLPQQVPTAAGGVPTGASHRALPQRPVSSTAGTKVSGTKVPTAGMRAAALERTLQSLVERLGTEHPDTITARNNLATKYAQMGRRQAAVQQFELALGEAVAVYGEEHPRTEIIRENLAWALEDVGCPADAAAQWETLLSQRENQFGPADEDTVEARMRLAVCYRRSGRVDAAVAHYARAIEDVASTERREELRLGMSAAQSMAGRYEEAISQLRMVLAGRRRRLGKGHLNTLAVHHRLGRAYTQAGRADEAVEVLREAYRVALNSSGDPEVRRLTMRLRRDLAGAYNAAGRHREADALL; encoded by the coding sequence TTGTCGTTCTGGCGTGCGCTGCTGCGTGAGACGGGGTTGACGCGTTCTGCCAAGGTCAAGGCGACCGAGGCCGCCATACCCACTCCCCAGGAGCGAGAAGAGCTCCTGGCGGAGCGGACCGCGCCCCTGCCCCAGCAGGTACCGACCGCCGCGGGCGGGGTGCCCACCGGCGCCTCGCACCGGGCGCTGCCCCAGCGCCCCGTGTCCTCTACCGCCGGCACCAAGGTCTCCGGAACCAAGGTCCCCACCGCCGGGATGCGCGCGGCGGCCCTGGAGCGCACCCTCCAGTCGCTCGTGGAGCGGCTGGGGACCGAACACCCGGACACCATCACCGCCCGCAACAACCTGGCCACCAAGTACGCGCAGATGGGTCGGCGCCAGGCCGCCGTGCAGCAGTTCGAGCTGGCCCTGGGCGAAGCCGTGGCGGTCTACGGCGAGGAGCACCCCCGCACCGAGATCATCCGGGAGAACCTGGCCTGGGCGCTGGAGGACGTTGGCTGCCCCGCCGACGCCGCCGCGCAGTGGGAGACCCTGCTCAGCCAGCGGGAAAACCAGTTCGGCCCGGCCGACGAGGACACGGTGGAGGCGCGCATGCGCCTGGCCGTGTGCTACCGGCGCAGCGGCCGGGTGGACGCCGCGGTGGCCCACTACGCGCGGGCCATCGAGGACGTCGCCTCCACCGAGCGCCGCGAGGAGCTCCGGCTGGGCATGAGCGCGGCGCAGAGCATGGCCGGACGCTACGAGGAGGCCATCTCGCAGCTGCGGATGGTGCTGGCCGGGCGCCGCCGTCGCCTGGGCAAGGGCCACCTGAACACCCTCGCGGTGCACCACCGGCTGGGCCGCGCCTACACGCAGGCGGGCCGGGCCGACGAGGCCGTCGAGGTCCTCCGCGAGGCCTACCGCGTGGCGCTGAACTCCTCCGGCGACCCGGAGGTGCGCCGGCTCACCATGCGGCTGCGCCGGGACCTGGCGGGCGCCTACAACGCCGCCGGGCGCCACCGCGAGGCCGACGCGCTGCTCTGA